A region from the Rufibacter sp. DG15C genome encodes:
- a CDS encoding acyl-CoA dehydrogenase family protein, translating into MASDTSGFTDYFNIDDLLTDEHKLIRQTMRDFVKREISPNIEKWAQDAHFPTEIVKKFGDVGAFGPTIPTQYGGGGLDYISYGLIMQEIERGDSGMRSTASVQGSLVMYPIYAYGSEEQRNKYLPKLASGEWLGCFGLTEPDHGSNPGGMTTNIKDMGDHYLLNGAKLWISNSPESQVAVVWAKNEEGRIKGLIVERGMEGFTAPEIHNKWSLRASVTGELVFDNVKVPKENLLPNIDGLKGPLGCLDSARYGIAWGAIGAAIDCYESALKYAKERIQFGKPIASFQLIQKKLAEMITEITKAQLMVWRLGMLKNEGNATTQQISMAKRNSVDMALHIAREARQIHGGMGITGEYPIMRHMMNLESVITYEGTHDIHLLITGADITGIQAFK; encoded by the coding sequence ATGGCTTCTGATACTTCTGGTTTCACAGATTACTTCAACATAGATGACCTCCTGACAGATGAGCACAAGCTCATTCGGCAGACCATGCGTGACTTTGTCAAGCGCGAAATCTCTCCTAACATTGAAAAGTGGGCACAAGACGCGCACTTCCCTACTGAGATTGTCAAGAAATTTGGCGACGTGGGCGCGTTTGGTCCTACCATCCCCACACAATACGGCGGGGGAGGCCTGGACTACATCAGCTACGGACTTATCATGCAGGAGATTGAGCGCGGTGACTCTGGGATGCGTTCCACGGCGTCAGTACAAGGGTCTCTGGTGATGTACCCCATTTACGCTTACGGCTCTGAGGAACAACGCAACAAGTACCTGCCTAAGCTAGCCAGCGGCGAGTGGTTGGGTTGTTTTGGCCTGACGGAGCCGGACCACGGTTCTAACCCAGGCGGTATGACTACCAACATCAAGGACATGGGCGACCATTACCTGTTGAATGGAGCCAAGCTTTGGATTTCTAATTCACCCGAAAGCCAGGTGGCGGTGGTTTGGGCCAAAAACGAGGAAGGCAGAATCAAGGGCTTGATTGTTGAGCGCGGCATGGAAGGCTTTACCGCCCCAGAGATCCACAATAAATGGAGCTTGCGCGCTTCGGTGACCGGCGAGCTGGTATTTGACAACGTGAAAGTGCCTAAGGAAAACCTGCTACCCAATATTGACGGTCTGAAAGGACCGTTGGGATGCTTGGACTCTGCCCGTTACGGGATAGCCTGGGGAGCCATTGGCGCCGCCATTGACTGCTATGAGTCTGCCTTGAAATATGCCAAAGAACGCATCCAGTTCGGTAAGCCTATTGCCAGCTTCCAGTTAATCCAGAAGAAGCTCGCCGAGATGATCACGGAGATTACCAAAGCGCAGTTGATGGTGTGGCGTTTAGGTATGTTGAAGAACGAAGGCAACGCCACTACCCAGCAAATCTCCATGGCCAAGCGCAACAGCGTAGACATGGCCTTGCACATTGCCCGCGAAGCCCGCCAGATTCACGGTGGTATGGGCATCACCGGTGAG